The following proteins come from a genomic window of bacterium:
- a CDS encoding glycosyltransferase family 2 protein, giving the protein MTSSRADGLVSIIVPFFNERATLPRVVARVLAAPLPAGFRRELILVDDGSTDGSAEAAATALRGDTGGRLLRLERNQGKGTAVRAGLDAARGELVLVQDADLEYDPDDYPALLAPFADPRVDAVYGSRILGSPNRSYDRYYWGGRVVSLFTTILFGQRITDEPTGYKVVRRELVPELRLAARGFEFCPEITAKLLRSGRRIVEVPIRYAPRSFAEGKKIRARDGAIALWTLLRLRLGLDRRDRPATPPVWREES; this is encoded by the coding sequence GTGACGTCGTCCCGCGCCGACGGGCTCGTCTCGATCATCGTGCCGTTCTTCAACGAGCGGGCGACGCTCCCGCGCGTCGTCGCCCGCGTCCTCGCCGCGCCCCTGCCGGCGGGGTTCCGCCGCGAGCTGATCCTCGTGGACGACGGCTCGACCGACGGCTCGGCCGAGGCCGCGGCGACCGCGCTGCGCGGCGACACCGGCGGGCGTCTGCTGCGCCTCGAGCGGAATCAGGGAAAGGGGACCGCCGTGCGCGCGGGGCTCGACGCGGCGCGCGGCGAGCTGGTCCTCGTCCAGGACGCCGACCTCGAGTACGACCCGGACGACTACCCCGCCCTTCTCGCGCCGTTCGCCGACCCGCGCGTGGACGCGGTCTACGGCTCGCGGATCCTCGGCAGCCCGAACCGCTCCTACGACCGCTACTACTGGGGCGGCCGCGTCGTGAGCCTCTTCACGACGATCCTCTTCGGCCAGCGGATCACCGACGAGCCGACCGGCTACAAGGTCGTGCGGCGCGAGCTCGTGCCCGAGCTGCGGCTCGCGGCGCGCGGCTTCGAGTTCTGCCCCGAGATCACCGCCAAGCTGCTCCGCTCCGGCCGCCGGATCGTCGAGGTGCCGATCCGCTACGCGCCGCGGAGCTTCGCCGAAGGGAAGAAGATCCGCGCCAGGGACGGCGCGATCGCGCTCTGGACGCTGCTGCGGCTGCGCCTGGGCCTCGACCGCCGCGACCGCCCGGCGACGCCCCCCGTCTGGCGCGAGGAGTCGTAG
- the sdhB gene encoding succinate dehydrogenase iron-sulfur subunit, with protein MRSEIILRIHRQDGPGAPKYVQTFRLAYRPKLNIISCLQEIARNPVDADGKRCAPPVWDCSCLEEVCGACTMLVNGRPRQSCSTLVDELPEGTIDLAPLTKFPVVRDLMVDRQAMFEALKKVKGWVPVDGTHDVGPGPRRDPAEAQLAYVMSRCMTCGCCMEACPNFDGHDMTKFIGPAPIGQTFYFGLHPTGALNQRERLDALMGKGGISACGNAQNCVEACPKEIPLTDAITNVNRAVNKRWLLGFLGAAK; from the coding sequence ATGCGTTCGGAAATCATCCTCCGCATTCACCGCCAGGACGGCCCCGGCGCGCCGAAGTACGTGCAGACGTTCCGGCTCGCCTACCGTCCGAAGCTGAACATCATCTCCTGCCTGCAGGAGATCGCCCGGAATCCCGTGGACGCCGACGGCAAGCGCTGCGCGCCGCCGGTTTGGGACTGCAGCTGCCTCGAAGAGGTCTGCGGCGCCTGCACGATGCTGGTCAACGGCCGGCCGCGGCAGAGCTGCTCGACGCTCGTCGACGAGCTGCCCGAGGGGACGATCGACCTTGCGCCGCTGACCAAGTTCCCCGTGGTCCGCGACCTGATGGTCGACCGCCAGGCGATGTTCGAGGCGCTCAAGAAGGTCAAGGGTTGGGTTCCGGTGGACGGCACGCACGACGTCGGCCCCGGGCCGCGCCGCGACCCGGCCGAAGCCCAGCTGGCCTACGTGATGAGCCGCTGCATGACCTGCGGCTGCTGCATGGAAGCCTGCCCCAACTTCGACGGCCACGACATGACCAAGTTCATCGGCCCCGCCCCGATCGGCCAGACCTTCTACTTCGGCCTGCACCCGACCGGCGCGCTCAACCAGCGCGAGCGGCTCGACGCCTTGATGGGCAAGGGCGGCATCAGCGCCTGCGGCAACGCCCAGAACTGCGTCGAAGCCTGCCCGAAGGAGATCCCGCTCACCGACGCGATCACGAACGTCAACCGCGCGGTGAACAAGCGGTGGCTCCTCGGCTTCCTCGGCGCCGCCAAGTAA
- the pcnB gene encoding polynucleotide adenylyltransferase PcnB, which yields MTEALPAYLERLARPLDLPAELPPPPPDYAPPSAELVEVPRAFAEGDLDADAVRIVRRLNEAGHKAYLVGGSVRDLLFGLKPKDFDVVTSAEPREMRRLFRNCRIIGRRFRLAHVFFRDKIIEVATFRAQNAPGGDENGELLIKDDNVFGTAEEDAVRRDFTVNALFYDVERRTILDYVGGVADAERKLIRTIGDPMVRMREDPIRMLRAVRLAARMGCQVEADTWRAVELCRGEILRAAAPRIGEDILRMFRGGAIAPAVDMMLASGILEVIVPELTAHLGARLRDEGPEEVEALRAALRVADARAQAGAPLTAAVQFAILLAPLLLTPRANADGKLRVPHADEALETLRPIAQRIAISKKDGERMRQVLATLPKLAPPKDGRKRRGALPLKRAFMPEAIDMFEVMAHATGDFREEAAKWRAALLEAYGGEAPVPEPPARRPAGGDRRRRGGPRRRGADQLPEPPDMPPTPAEPTE from the coding sequence ATGACCGAGGCTCTTCCGGCCTACCTGGAACGACTGGCGCGCCCGCTCGACCTGCCCGCCGAACTGCCCCCGCCGCCCCCCGACTACGCCCCGCCCAGCGCGGAGCTGGTCGAAGTGCCCCGCGCCTTCGCCGAGGGCGACCTCGACGCCGACGCGGTGCGGATCGTGCGCCGCCTCAACGAGGCCGGGCACAAGGCGTACCTCGTCGGCGGCAGCGTGCGCGACCTCCTCTTCGGCCTCAAGCCGAAGGACTTCGACGTCGTCACCTCCGCCGAGCCGCGCGAAATGCGCCGGCTCTTCCGGAACTGCCGGATCATCGGCCGTCGCTTCCGTCTCGCGCACGTCTTCTTCCGCGACAAGATCATCGAGGTCGCGACGTTCCGCGCCCAGAACGCGCCGGGCGGCGACGAGAACGGCGAGCTGCTGATCAAGGACGACAACGTCTTCGGCACGGCCGAGGAGGACGCCGTCCGCCGCGACTTCACCGTCAACGCCCTCTTCTACGACGTCGAGCGCCGCACGATCCTCGACTACGTCGGCGGCGTGGCCGACGCCGAGCGGAAGCTGATCCGCACGATCGGCGACCCGATGGTCCGGATGCGCGAGGATCCGATCCGGATGCTCCGCGCCGTGCGCCTCGCCGCCCGCATGGGCTGCCAGGTCGAGGCCGACACCTGGCGCGCCGTCGAGCTCTGCCGCGGCGAGATCCTCCGCGCCGCCGCGCCGCGCATCGGCGAGGACATCCTCCGCATGTTCCGCGGCGGCGCGATCGCCCCGGCCGTGGACATGATGCTCGCCTCGGGCATTCTCGAGGTCATCGTCCCCGAGCTGACCGCCCACTTGGGCGCGCGGCTGCGCGACGAAGGGCCGGAAGAGGTCGAGGCGCTGCGCGCCGCGCTGCGCGTCGCCGACGCGCGGGCCCAGGCCGGCGCCCCGCTCACCGCCGCGGTCCAGTTCGCGATCCTCCTCGCGCCGCTGCTCCTCACGCCGCGCGCGAACGCCGACGGCAAGCTGCGCGTCCCGCACGCCGACGAGGCGCTGGAGACGCTCCGCCCGATCGCCCAGCGGATCGCGATCAGCAAGAAGGACGGCGAGCGGATGCGCCAGGTGCTGGCGACGCTGCCGAAGCTCGCGCCGCCGAAGGACGGCCGCAAGCGCCGCGGGGCGCTCCCGCTCAAGCGCGCCTTCATGCCCGAGGCGATCGACATGTTCGAGGTGATGGCGCACGCCACCGGCGACTTCCGCGAGGAAGCCGCCAAGTGGCGCGCCGCGCTGCTCGAGGCCTACGGCGGCGAAGCGCCCGTTCCCGAGCCGCCCGCCCGCCGCCCCGCCGGGGGCGACCGCCGTCGCCGGGGCGGTCCGCGCCGCCGCGGCGCCGACCAGCTCCCCGAGCCTCCCGACATGCCGCCGACGCCCGCGGAGCCGACCGAGTGA